The following coding sequences are from one Macaca nemestrina isolate mMacNem1 chromosome 1, mMacNem.hap1, whole genome shotgun sequence window:
- the LOC105494532 gene encoding CD164 sialomucin-like 2 protein: MEASGPRALRTALCGGCCCLLLCAQLAVAGKGARGFGRGALIRLNIWPAVQGACKQLEVCEHCVEGDRARNLSGCVWEQCQPEEPGHCVAQAEVVKEGCSIYNRSEACPAAHHHPTYEPKTVTTGSPPVPEAHSPGFDGASFIGGVVLVLSLQAVAFFVLRFLKAKDSTYQTL, translated from the exons ATGGAGGCGTCGGGACCCCGCGCCTTGCGGACTGCGCTCTGTGGCGGCTGTTGCTGCCTCCTACTGTGTGCCCAGCTGGCTGTGGCTG GTAAAGGAGCTCGAGGCTTTGGGCGCGGAGCCCTGATCCGCCTGAACATCTGGCCGGCTGTCCAAGGGGCCTGCAAACAGCTGGAGGTCTGTGAGCACTGCGTGGAGGGAGACAGAGCGCGCAATCTCTCCGGCTGCGTGTGGGAGCAGTGCCAGCCAGAGGAGCCAG GACACTGTGTGGCTCAAGCTGAGGTGGTCAAGGAAGGTTGTTCCATCTACAACCGCTCAGAGGCATGTCCAG CTGCTCATCACCACCCCACCTATGAACCGAAGACAGTCACAACAG GAAGCCCCCCAGTCCCTGAGGCCCACAGCCCTGGATTTGACGGGGCCAGCTTTATCGGAGGTGTCGTGCTGGTGTTGAGCCTACAGGCGGTGGCTTTCTTTGTGCTGCGCTTCCTCAAGGCCAAGGACAGCACCTACCAGACGCTGTGA